ccacggctgccccacacCAGGGTGGGAAGCGAGCCCTGGGGCAAGGGCCCCCGTGCCTGGAGGGCAGTGCCGAGGGCCCCTCCCAGCCACGATGGCTGCGATAAGGGACATCGATAAGGGACATCGGTGGGGCCCAAAGGGCCCCAGCCACCCTGGCAAGCAGGGCCAGGGTGCGAGGACCCCGggggggacccccagcacccaccacgCGAgtccccagccccgctccccagctGCGGCATGCGTCGCTGCTCCCCACGAAAGGGCCGAGTGGCACACCGGGGTCCGGGTCCGCAGCCTCGCTCCAGCCCCGGCTCGGAGAGCCGAAGCCCACCATGCCCTCGTGTCCCCCGGTGCAGAGCCCACATGGAACCGTGCCCGCTCGGTGCAGCGGTGGAGCCGCACGGCCGGTGCCTGGCCCACGTGCTGCCCACGGAGGGGTTTCGCAGCGGCGTGGCCGgaccccagcccctgcccgcgGCGGGAGCTCGGCAGAGCCCATCTCCGCTCCTGGCAGCCTGGCAGGAGCCTCCCGGCTGGCTTGGCCGAAGGAAGCGGGATGCGGCGTGCGAGGCAGGCGGAGGTCAGGGCCTCTCCTGGCACGGCGAGAGCACTTACCGCCAAGGAGTGCTTTTAGTGCTCCACGGCCATTAGGCGAGCGCTGGCTCCGGCCACGGTTCCCGAGCAGCCCCGCTCCCTGGGGATGCCGCCGAGCGAACAGGGCGGACAGGCCCAGGCAACACGCGCTGCCCCTGGGCACCGCCGGCACCGGGCCGAGAGCCAGCGGCGGCGAACCCCTGCCCGGCCTCGGGCCAGGTCGGCCGGACTCTGCAGCCCACGGCACCACGTTCCTGCCCACGGCCAGAGAAGGGTGGCCCTGGGGCACCCAGCCCCATCGCCAGCCTGGCGCCGGACACCCACCCTGCGGGGACCCAGCCCTGTCCCGGCGGCTCCCCGCGGGTGCCCCGTGGCTGGACCAGAGGCGCCAGCGCCGGCATCAGCCGCCACCGGCCCCGGTGGGGCCAGACGGGGAGACCGGGCACCGCCAGCCCCACggcccgtggggggggggggcacagccctaTACCGCAGGAGCCCGGCCAGccccacagctcagccccacacccAGGAAAGGGCTCGCCCCAtgtcccagccccacatcccGGGGACCCCGGCCAGCCCCACACCCTAGGCAGTGCCAGCTCCCCCCGAAAAGCACCGacccccggggcggcgggggggggggggggggcacagccggccCCACATCCCGCCCCAGgacccagccccacggctcggGGAGCCCGGCCGGCCACAGAGCCAGCCCCagaagccggggggggggggggggcagagcgggGCCGCACACGGCAGCGAGGtggggccccgccgcccccgagggcccggcccgcccgccccacCGGCGCCCCGGTCCCGATCCCGGTCCCGATCCCGTACGGCCGGTTCCCCCCGCCGCACACCCcgggggaggtgtgggggggggtcccgggagaAGCCGCGCCCCGACGGCGCCGGTTACCTGGTGCCGGGAGCGGCCCCCGGCGCAGCCCCAGGGGGACgcacggccgggccgggggggcggcgagcgcggcggccgccggcaggaacgggaggaggaggaggaggaggctgaagagGAGCGGGCAGAGCCCGGAGCGCGGCCCCCGCATGGCCCGttcaccgccgccgccgccgccgtcgctccggtcgccgcccgccccgccccgccccgccccgccccgccccgcccgctgcAGCGCGCCGGTCCAGGTGAGGCGGCGGCCGCGCAGgtaccgccccgccccgccccgccccgccccggagAGCGGCCCCCGGTGTCCCCCCGgtgccgtccccccccccgcccggcaccCCCCGGTTCCTCCGTGCGGCCCTCCCGGTGCCTCCGTCTCCCCGCCGCTGTTCTCCCCGGTGCCTCTGCGCGGTCCCGTAGGCACCGCCCGGGCATCCCGGTATTACCGGGCGCGATGCCGGTACCGCCGTGTGTCCCTCCACGTGTCTCCGGGCGCCCCCGGTACCTCCCCGATACCTGCGAGCGCTGCGACCCGCCGCCCTCgcggctccccccggccccggtgccggCCCCATACCGGGGCTGAGCCCCTGCCGGGGCGACTTGtccccctgcccggggctgggctgcggcTCTTGGGGACCCCCGGAgaccccctcctccccgccaccCGGGGACCCGGCACCCTGCGGCGGGGGCTCTCCCAGCACCCCCGGGCCCAccctgccgggggcggggggtcGGGGTACTCACCCCCGCCGGGGGGGTCTCATCTGGCACCAGCCGCAGCgttgccccctccccagcaccctgccggtgccgggcaTCGCCTGGGGGTCGCACCGTGCCGGGTGGGGGGGCTCCGAGGGTCCAACGGAGGGGGCTCAGCTCCCCGGGGGTGGTCCTCGGCACCCCGCAATGCATCGGGCATCCCCGGTGCTgtgttccccccctgccccccatcaGGTGCTGCTGGTCGGGCATGCTGGGGggcctggacccccccccccacctttggGTGCATGGGACCCCCAGAGCAAAGCAGGACCCCGAGGTGGGGCCATGTGTGCACCCCGGCCCCCGCTGGGGTGGGGTGTCCAGTGCCCTGGGGTGCTCCTGGGGTCCTGGGTTCCGTTGtgtgtccccctgccccccagcccgGAGCAGCATCTTGAGCCCCGGGCCCCCCGCTTGCGTCCCTCCCGGGCACCCCTCCAGGGCTGGCGGTGGCAGCGGGGCCCTCGCCCGCGCGTGCTGGCACCCGTGGGCTGGCGCTTGGCTTTTTCCCGACAGGACTCGGCCAAGGTCACAGCTGGCCGCAGGGAAGGTCCCCAGCTGGCGCCcagaggagcagcccctgcagccggAGCCATGTCACTCTGCACCttcgccctcctcctcctcctgctgccggtAGGACCGTCCTGAtggggccaggggctgctgcaCGTCTGCGGGGTGGGGGTGAGCGGGAcagtccccctgcagcccctgggcagAGCTCTGCCCCCCCGCATTGAACCTCAGTCCCGCTCTCTGTCCCGCAGGACGCAGCACCTGATGTGCTGACCTTCCCCGAGCCCGGCCATGGCCTCCGGCGGCAGAAGAGGGACTGGGTCATCCCCCCCATCAACTGCCCCGAGAACGAGCGGGGGCCCTTCCCCAAGCAGCTGGTGCAGGTATGCGGCCCCGTGGGGAcagggcacagggcaggggggtCCCTGGAGCACCGGGACCCCTCTAACCCCCCCTCCGCCTCGCCACCAGATCAAATCCAACAAGGACAAGGAGACCAAGGTTTTCTACAGCATCACGGGGCAGGGGGCGGACACCCCCCCCGTGGGTGTCTTCATCATTGAGCGGGAGACGGGGTGGCTGGAGGTGACGAAGCCGCTGGACCGGGAGAAGATCGACAAATACGTCGTGAGTGGGGGGCCGGGATGGGGAGGGGATGGTCCCTGGGGCCACGCGTGGGCTGACGGTGCCCCTCGCAGCTCTTCTCCCACGCGGTGGCGGCCAACgggcagcccgtggaggaccccatggaGATCATCATCACCGTGACGGACCAGAACGACAACCGGCCCCGTCTTCACCGAGGCAGTTTTCCACGGCACCGTAGCAGAGGGGGCTGAGCCAGGTGAGACCGATGCCACCGAGTAGGAGGCAGTGCTGAGGTGGCAGTGGGGGGGACGGTGGAGATGTCACCGATAACTGCCCGCTCCCAGGCACCCCCGTGCTGCAAGTGCTGGCCACGGACGCGGATGACGCGGTGAGCTCCAGCAACGGAGTCGTGGTCTACTCCATCCTGCGCCAGACGCCggaccagccccagccccgcatGTTTGCCATCAGCAGCAGCACCGGGGTGATCTCCGTGGCCGCGGCGGGACTGGTGGCACAAGTGAGCCCCGGGCACGGCCCGTCAGCCCCACTGTCACCCCCCGCACCCCTCAGCTTGGCTCTCACCCCCTGTTTGGGGGTGACACAGCCTCTCGCCGCAGGCGGTCCCCGAATACACCCTGGAGATCCAGGCGGCCGACATGGGAGGCTACGGGCTGCAGGCCACCGCCACCGTCCTCATCAAAGTGCAGGTGAGGCGCCGAGCCCACCCCCGTGCCCCCACGGCAGGCGGACGGGCAGGCTTAGGCCACGGTGAAgccgctgcctgctcctggcagcCCCCACGTGCCGACACGCTCCGGGTGCTTTCCAGGGAGGGAGGCGAGGCTGGGGTGGCAGCTCCGCCGTGGCTCCTCCTGGCCCGGCGCCCCGACGTCCCGCCGGGCTCTGGTCCACCAACCCCAGGGCCACGGTGGTGCCGGCGCGTGGGTGCCGGCGGGGCTCCCGGGCGCACCTCCCAGTGGGAAGCCACCTGCGCCAGCTCGGCCCAGCCGGGGAGGAGCGCCCGGTCCTGCTGCGGCCCCGAGCCGGGATAGCGGTGGCGTCCAGCCTCGCCAGCTCCGTGGGGAGAGGCTGCGGTGCCGGGAAGGGCAGCCGGGGCAGGGGATGGCATTTTGCACGGTGTCACCGGCCGCGGGCCCCAGGCTGAGTGGGACAGAGGAGAGCCAGGTAAGCAGCCGGCAGCCCGTGCTCGCCATAGTGCCTCTCCGGCATCCCCACTTcagccggcagccgaggcccggAACCGGTGCCGGAATGGCAGCGAGAGCTGGTCCCACTCCAGGGAGAtagcctgcccctgcccagctgacAGCAGCCCCGGAGCAGCAGGATGCAACCCCCGGGTCATGCTCCCACCCTGCCAAGCACAACCTGGGGGCTCCCAGAGGGGAAGGGTCCCTTGACCCCGCGCTTGCTGCCCGTCCCAGGCAGTTATAGAGCGCTTGCAGGGTTAATGTCCGCCCGCACGTGACATTGAAGGCGACGGGGACAGGGCTGCCGGGACGGAGCTGCTTCCTCCCTGGACCCTGGCCAACCATTGCCGCCGCGCCACGGCCCACCGGGACGGGAGGGTGAGCGGGGAGCCCGGTGCTGCTGCAGGCACGCAGCCCTCCATCCAGGCAGGAACCCGGCAGGCGCCCACGCCGCCGGTGGCAGCGGTGCC
Above is a genomic segment from Harpia harpyja isolate bHarHar1 chromosome 9, bHarHar1 primary haplotype, whole genome shotgun sequence containing:
- the LOC128146085 gene encoding LOW QUALITY PROTEIN: cadherin-1-like (The sequence of the model RefSeq protein was modified relative to this genomic sequence to represent the inferred CDS: deleted 1 base in 1 codon); translation: MARSPPPPPPSLRSPPAPPRPAPPRPARCSAPVQDSAKVTAGRREGPQLAPRGAAPAAGAMSLCTFALLLLLLPDAAPDVLTFPEPGHGLRRQKRDWVIPPINCPENERGPFPKQLVQIKSNKDKETKVFYSITGQGADTPPVGVFIIERETGWLEVTKPLDREKIDKYVLFSHAVAANGQPVEDPMEIIITVTDQNDNRPRFTEAVFHGTVAEGAEPGTPVLQVLATDADDAVSSSNGVVVYSILRQTPDQPQPRMFAISSSTGVISVAAAGLVAQAVPEYTLEIQAADMGGYGLQATATVLIKVQAEGMSETVNGSLTTHVLNTVTGLPAAGLVIRLAQLQEPGLQWTELGQRWTDEDGRCLPLLARGQAKAGTYKLRFETAAYWQGQGHTSFYPFVEVVFTITDPAQKLHIPLLISPYSYTTYRGS